A window from Vulpes vulpes isolate BD-2025 chromosome 9, VulVul3, whole genome shotgun sequence encodes these proteins:
- the ZNF660 gene encoding zinc finger protein 660 has product MRRKTRNFRHKTVKDNKTLTEVSEQESEKDGSQCLDPITSRRIRIQAEKKQYVCTECGKAFSQSANLTVHERIHTGEKPYKCKECGKAFSHSSNLVVHRRIHTGLKPYTCSECGKSFSGKSHLIRHQGIHSGEKTYECKECGKAFSRSSGLISHHRVHTGEKPYTCIECGKAFSRSSNLTQHQRMHKGKKVYKCKECGKTCVSNTKIIDHQRIHTGEKPYECDECGKTFILRKTLSEHQRLHRREKPYKCNECGKAFTSNRNLIDHQRVHTGEKPYKCNECGKTFRQTSQVILHLRTHTKEKPYKCSECGKAYRYSSQLIQHQRKHNEEKEIS; this is encoded by the coding sequence atgagaagaaagacaagaaatttcAGGCATAAGACAGTTAAAGACAATAAAACACTTACGGAAGTAAGTGAGCAAGAATCTGAAAAAGATGGTAGTCAGTGCTTGGATCCTATAACAAGCAGGAGAATTAGAATTCAGGCTGAAAAGAAACAGTATGTATGTACTGAGTGTGGGAAAGCTTTTAGTCAGAGTGCAAACCTTACAGTGCATGAGAGAatccacacaggagagaaaccctataagTGTAAGGAGTGTGGAAAAGCCTTCAGTCATAGCTCCAACCTTGTTGTTCATCGGAGAATCCACACTGGACTGAAGCCCTACAcatgcagtgaatgtgggaaatctttcAGTGGTAAGTCACACCTCATTCGGCACCAGGGAATCCATAGTGGGGAAAAAACGTATGAATGTAAggagtgtgggaaagcctttagtCGGAGTTCAGGTCTTATTTCACATCATAGAGTTCACACTGGGGAGAAGCCCTACACTTGTattgaatgtgggaaagcctttagcCGTAGTTCAAATCTTACTCAACATCAAAGaatgcacaaaggaaaaaaagtttacaaatgtAAGGAGTGTGGGAAAACATGTGTTTCTAATACAAAGATTATAGAccatcagagaattcacacaggGGAAAAGCCTTACGAGTGTGATGAATGTggaaaaactttcattttaaggAAGACCCTTAGTGAACATCAGAGACTTCACCGtagagagaaaccttacaaatgtaatgaatgtgggaaagcttttACTTCTAATCGAAACCTTATTGATCATCagagagttcacactggagagaaaccctataaatgtaaCGAATGTGGAAAAACCTTCAGGCAGACTTCTCAAGTTATTCTACATTTGAGAACCCATACTAAggagaaaccctataaatgtaGTGAGTGTGGGAAAGCCTATCGTTACAGCTCGCAGCTTATTCAACACCAGAGAAAACATAATGAGGAGAAAGaaatctcataa